The following are encoded together in the Trichomycterus rosablanca isolate fTriRos1 chromosome 19, fTriRos1.hap1, whole genome shotgun sequence genome:
- the LOC134333436 gene encoding microtubule cross-linking factor 1-like, whose translation MMQNQEEPEEPELLEKLQHENESLRKEIEEMRTEMDEMHDAFYEEDTCRLHELRRELERANKNCRILQYRVRKAERKHLRYAEGGEMDEELLRNLEQDLKVAKDVSVRLHHELKNVEEKRTRTEEENQRLREKLIELEVNKQALQNELERTREVQKRRGSKEAQRGDKISYFITEEDSEDLKCQLAFIKEEATLMRKKMATLDKEKDLLEQELQKYHSFYGDFDSPQFKGEAVGPPTTRQSGLKLRLRLVEEEASILGRKIVELELENRDLRDELDSVRGAVGGVAVVNQGAGLYELKEQLQLLEEEAELLRRNSADAEEQNRKLMSELKKLRSKEGSRRGSLGGASSSFGDGAPSSAVMEMLKDELRAARLQVNELSGKVMQLQYEKRVMLSSRGAGGGTGGERQEGGGEAGGNGEGGSKEGLENNKEHGEAGQVDGGGRVVGNRGELEAGEAISQEGGGIVGQETAVGARGEEGTGDCGRRWLRREGGTQEVRESGQEGEARAVESGAGEGERSGNHGQQGVEGTRDKKVEGGRKVEGERSDRNREEHREDVGVHAKERGAEGEKGKEEGRVGGRGAESDSSSSSSLLLPQQKREGPVGGESEETPQPSLSAPPLLPRSPRERQQMTEIRAEAENLIHTIELLISHTRVFTGDGETAGREGEDHGAAAGGAAAGEDDVRNRERELLHRIGTQMNEFRDELQGFMGFLERLDEGRREEPHSEERLSMFQPLILLILFLLLFSSLSYATMFKLIFLFTLFFVM comes from the exons ATGATGCAGAACCAGGAGGAACCAGAGGAACCCGAACTGCTGGAGAAACtacaacatgaaaatgaaagccTCAGA AAGGAGATCGAGGAGATGCGGACGGAGATGGACGAGATGCACGATGCATTTTATGAAGAAGACACCTGCAGGCTGCACGAGCTGCGCCGAGAGCTGGAGCGCGCCAACAAGAACTGCAGGATCCTGCAATACAGGGTCCGCAAAGCCGAACGCAAACACCTGCGGTACGCCGAGGGCGGAGAGATGGACGAGGAACTGCTGAGGAACCTGGAGCAGGACCTTAAG GTGGCCAAGGACGTGTCAGTGAGGCTCCACCACGAGCTGAAGAACGTGGAGGAGAAGCGGACGAGAACGGAGGAGGAGAaccagagactgagagagaaacTCATCGAGCTGGAGGTCAACAAACAAGCACTGCAGAATGAACTGGAGAGAACCagagag gttcaGAAGCGGAGAGGCAGTAAAGAAGCTCAGAGAGGGGATAAGATCTCATACTTCATCACTGAG GAGGACAGCGAGGACCTGAAGTGCCAGCTGGCGTTCATTAAAGAGGAAGCGACCCTCATGAGGAAGAAGATGGCGACGCTGGATAAGGAGAAGGACCTGTTGGAGCAGGAGCTGCAGAAGTACCACTCCTTTTATGGCGATTTCGACAGCCCGCAGTTCAAAGGTGAAGCCGTGGGCCCGCCCACCACCCGCCAATCGGGTCTGAAGCTCCGCCTCCGGTTGGTTGAGGAGGAGGCCAGCATCTTGGGACGCAAGATCGTGGAACTAGAGTTGGAGAACCGTGACCTGAGAGACGAGCTCGATAGCGTGAGAGGAGCTGTAGGGGGCGTGGCTGTTGTAAACCAAGGGGCGGGGCTTTACGAACTGAAGGAGCAGCTCCAGCTGTTGGAAGAGGAGGCGGAGCTCCTGCGGAGGAATTCGGCCGACGCCGAGGAGCAGAACAGGAAGCTGATGAGCGAGTTGAAGAAACTGAGGAGCAAAGAGGGATCAAGGCGTGGCAGTTTAGGTGGAGCTTCGTCTTCGTTTGGGGATGGAGCTCCTTCATCTGCAGTGATGGAGATGCTGAAGGACGAGCTCAGGGCGGCGCGACTGCAAGTGAACGAGCTCAGCGGAAAAGTGATGCAGCTGCAGTACGAGAAGAGGGTGATGCTGTCCAGTCGAGGGGCTGGAGGAGGAACGGGAGGAGAACGACAAGAAGGTGGAGGAGAAGCAGGAGGTAATGGAGAAGGAGGAAGTAAAGAAGGactagaaaacaataaagaacatgGAGAAGCAGGGCAGGTAGATGGAGGAGGAAGAGTTGTAGGAAATAGAGGAGAACTGGAAGCTGGAGAAGCAATAAGTCAAGAAGGTGGAGGAATTGTTGGACAAGAAACAGCCGTAGGGGCACGAGGAGAAGAAGGAACAGGAGATTGTGGACGAAGATGGTTACGAAGAGAAGGAGGAACGCAAGAAGTTCGAGAATCAGGACAAGAAGGAGAAGCAAGAGCTGTAGAAAGTGGAGCAGGAGAAGGAGAAAGATCAGGAAACCATGGACAACAAGGAGTAGAAGGAACACGAGACAAAAAAGTCGAAGGTGGACGCAAAGTAGAAGGAGAACGTTCAGACAGAAACCGAGAAGAACACAGAGAAGATGTCGGAGTACACGCTAAAGAAAGAGGAGCAGaaggagaaaaaggaaaagaagaagGTAGAGTTGGAGGAAGAGGAGCGGAGAGCGACTCCTCCTCGTCTTCATCGCTTCTTCTTCCCCAGCAGAAGCGTGAAGGCCCTGTGGGAGGCGAATCTGAAGAGACTCCACAACCGTCTCTCTCTGCACCTCCTCTGCTCCCTCGCTCGCCTCGCGAACGCCAGCAGATGACGGAGATCCGAGCCGAAGCTGAGAACTTGATACACACCATCGAGCTCCTCATCAGCCACACTCGAGTGTTTACGGGTGATGGAGAGACCGCCGGGCGAGAGGGTGAGGACCATGGTGCTGCTGCTGGTGGTGCTGCTGCTGGTGAAGATGATGTGAGGAACCGAGAGCGCGAACTTCTCCATCGTATAGGCACACAGATGAACGAGTTCAGGGACGAGCTGCAGGGGTTTATGGGATTTCTAGAGAGACTAGACGAAGGCAGACGGGAGGAGCCACACTCGGAGGAACGGCTATCT ATGTTTCAGCCCCTCATTTTACTCATCCTCTTCCTCCTTCTGTTCTCCTCGCTCTCATACGCCACCATGTTTAAGCTCATTTTCCTTTTCACTCTTTTCTTCGTCATGTga
- the LOC134333409 gene encoding uncharacterized protein LOC134333409, producing MAALDLRCGVDRVWGGETADVLDSFDSEMQQWEEQLQEMQQKIEELYKVVEARRSANDSSPNSNTHLDITLLPVSNAIGCPAAGYRGVNVNDGTAHHNVFNYPSDYPNTACRYGAGSDHTGFPGYETYSLNGGPDVTLDILDGYLGLETGLRRNQHQPCGAPNTSSKENQSFYSHHAGAHQWPATHRIGCVSQGEFEEAQNRRNCSVLDEPRVRHVSWKEPVSCPQTSVSKPAIRQKDGPYAPVRPAHFSDLPPQQDRKCPVIDRKCASPSVLRKFEAMLQENEGKTLIEDGTVTTLVPKSVPKSPKVGGHRASKHAPVQKCLKDSDVPVTLHNGEHRGGKAGVQASHWAPTVQGVELQSDSRMVERILGNCAASQYQVKSHSGANQRNTSTPQQASRESPVPTRRSFSRPARPANQRPPSRWASHTPTAKITAPVGPRSRSLSPACKSQRRFGYTDNFGSYAETVLM from the exons aTGGCGGCTCTAGATCTGCGGTGTGGTGTTGACCGTGTGTGGGGAGGTGAGACCGCCGACGTGCTGGACTCCTTCGACTCGGAGATGCAGCAGTGGGAGGAGCAACTGCAGGAAATGCAACAGAAGATAGAGGAG TTATATAAGGTGGTGGAAGCTCGCAGGTCAGCCAATGACAGCAGCCCAAACTCCAACACACACCTGGACATCACCTTACTTCCTGTCAGTAATGCCATCGGTTGCCCTGCCGCTGGTTACCGTGGGGTAAATGTGAACGACGGCACGGCGCATCACAACGTCTTTAATTACCCCAGTGATTACCCCAACACCGCGTGCCGTTACGGTGCCGGTTCTGATCACACGGGCTTCCCTGGTTATGAGACCTACAGTCTTAATGGAGGTCCAGATGTGACCTTAGACATTCTGGATGGATATTTGGGACTGGAAACGGGACTAAGACGCAACCAGCACCAACCATGTGGAGCTCCGAATACC agTTCCAAAGAAAATCAGAGCTTTTATTCTCATCATGCAGGAGCTCATCAGTGGCCGGCGACCCACAG gattggctgtgtgtctcaGGGCGAGTTTGAAGAAGCTCAGAACAGAAGGAACTGTTCAGTCCTGGACGAACCTCGAGTCCGGCACGTCAGCTGGAAGGAACCCGTCTCCTGCCCCCAGACATCGGTCAGTAAACCGGCAATCAGACAGAAGGACGGACCGTATGCCCCTGTTCGCCCCGCCCACTTTTCAGATTTGCCACCGCAACAAGACAGGaagtgccctgtgatagacagGAAGTGTGCGAGCCCATCGGTGCTGCGTAAATTCGAAGCCATGTTGCAGGAGAACGAGGGAAAAACTCTGATCGAGGACGGCACGGTGACCACGCTGGTACCCAAATCTGTGCCCAAGTCACCTAAAGTCGGTGGACACCGGGCGTCCAAGCATGCGCCCGTCCAAAAATGTCTTAAAGACTCGGATGTGCCTGTAACACTCCACAACGGAGAGCACAGAGGCGGGAAAGCGGGCGTACAGGCCTCACACTGGGCGCCCACAGTCCAGGGGGTGGAACTACAGTCTGACTCCAGGATGGTGGAACGAATTCTGGGTAACTGTGCTGCCTCACAGTACCAGGTGAAGAGCCACAGTGGTGCAAATCAGAGGAACACATCAACACCCCAGCAG GCGAGCCGCGAATCTCCCGTCCCAACCAGGAGGAGTTTTTCTCGTCCTGCGCggccagccaatcagaggccCCCGTCCCGATGGGCGAGCCACACCCCTACAGCAAAGATAACTGCGCCCGTGGGTCCCAGATCTCGCTCGCTCAGTCCTGCATGTAAGAGCCAGCGGCGCTTCGGATACACGGATAACTTCGGCTCGTACGCAGAGACCGTGCTCATGTGA
- the elovl4b gene encoding elongation of very long chain fatty acids protein 4b yields the protein MDAVLHLMNDTAQFYTWSLTIADKRVERWPMMSSPLPTLGISALYLLFLWAGPRYMQHGEAFQLRKTLIVYNFSMVLLNFYICKELLLGSRAAGYSYLCQPVKYSNDANEVRIASALWWYYISKGVEFLDTVFFIMRKKFNQVSFLHVYHHCTMFILWWIGVKWVPGGQSFFGATINSGIHVVMYSYYGLAAVGPHMHKYLWWKKHLTIIQMIQFHVTIGHAAHSLYSGCPFPAWMQWALIGYAITFIILFANFYYQTYRLRPRSKSHRASSNGVAASVTALTNGSAKSSGHGEENGGEQKRGRRKRE from the exons ATGGACGCGGTGCTTCATCTCATGAACGATACGGCACAATTCTACACGTGGAGCCTTACAATAGCAG ataaAAGGGTGGAGCGATGGCCGATGATGTCATCACCACTGCCCACTCTGGGCATCAGTGCTCTATATTTGCTCTTCCTGTGGGCGGGGCCACGCTACATGCAGCATGGCGAGGCCTTCCAGCTCCGCAAAACCCTCATCGTCTACAACTTCAGCATGGTTCTGCTCAACTTCTACATCTGCAAAGAG ctgctgttgggctccAGAGCGGCGGGTTACAGTTACCTGTGCCAACCTGTTAAATACTCCAACGATGCCAACGAAGTCAGG atagcATCTGCGTTGTGGTGGTACTACATCTCTAAAGGGGTGGAATTTTTAGACACAGTGTTCTTCATCATGAGGAAGAAGTTCAACCAGGTCAGCTTCCTGCACGTCTACCACCACTGTACCATGTTCATCCTCTGGTGGATCGGTGTCAAGTGGGTTCCTGGAGGCCAGT CGTTTTTTGGAGCGACGATAAATTCTGGGATTCACGTTGTGATGTACAGTTACTACGGTCTCGCTGCTGTGGGTCctcacatgcacaaatacctgTGGTGGAAGAAACACCTCACCATCATCCAGATG ATTCAGTTCCACGTGACTATCGGCCACGCCGCTCACTCTCTGTACTCGGGCTGTCCGTTCCCGGCGTGGATGCAGTGGGCGCTCATCGGCTACGCCATCACCTTCATCATCCTCTTCGCCAACTTCTACTACCAAACCTACCGACTGCGGCCACGTTCCAAGTCACACAGGGCCTCGTCCAACGGCGTCGCGGCGTCCGTCACCGCGCTGACCAACGGTTCAGCCAAGAGCTCGGGGCACGGCGAGGAGAACGGCGGCGAACAGAAGAGAGGAAGAAGAAAGCGAGAGTGA